The Microbacterium sp. SORGH_AS_0862 region CCGCGTGCGTTATGTCTCCAGCGAAGAGTTCACGAACGACTTCATCAACTCGATCGCCAACAACCGGGGCTCCGCCTTCCAGGCGCGCTACCGCGACGTCGACATCCTCCTGATCGACGACATCCAGTTCCTTCAGGGACGCGCCGAGACCCAGGAAGCCTTCTTCCACACCTTCAACACGCTCCACGACCACGACAAGCAGGTCGTGATCACCAGCGACGTGCCGCCGAAGCACCTCACGGGTTTCGAGGATCGGATGCGGAGCCGCTTCGAGTGGGGTCTGATCACCGACGTCCAAGCGCCGGACCTCGAGACGCGCATCGCCATCCTTCGCAAGAAGGCGCAGAACGAGCGTCTCCAGATCCCGCCGGAAGTCATGGAGTACATCGCCACCGTCGTCTCCAGCAACATCCGCGAACTCGAAGGCGCCCTCATCCGCGTCTCCGCCTTCGCCAGCCTGAACCGATCGACGCTCGACATGTCGCTGGCGCAGCAGGTGCTGCGGGACATCGTCGACCAGGACGACACCAACGTCATCTCACCGACCGACATCATCACGGCCACGGCGCAGTACTTCAAGCTCTCGGTCGACGACCTCTACGGGTCGAGCCGTTCGCAGGCGATCGCGACCGCACGTCAGATCGCGATGTATCTGTGCCGCGAACGCACCAACCTCTCGCTCCCGAAGATCGGTCAGCTGTTCGGCAACCGCGACCACACGACGGTGATGTACGCGTACAAGAAGATCAGCGACCTCATGAAGGAGCGCCGGTCCATCTACAACCAGGTGTCCGAGATCACCACCCAGCTCGGCAGAGCAGGTCGCTGAGCTCCCGCGAACCCCACGGCACAGGCCGTGGGGTTCGTCGTTTCCTGTCCGCGAAGACTCTCATTTGACAATCGCCGCGCGCGGCCTCATCCTGCGCTTTCACACATGTGGACAAGTTGTGGATAACTGTGCGAAACGCCGACGGGTCATGTGAACGACACGGCGATCGCGTGTGGAGAACGTCCGGACCCCACGAATGACACGGTCCGCGTTCGACAGCTCCATCCGCAGCGCGTCCACATCTCACACGTGTGTAGTTCCCATGCGCCGAGAGTCATCCACCGACTTATCCACAGTTTGCACAGTTGTTAACAAGATGACTCTCACTTCACTCTTCATGGACGTGCGATCACCTCTGGGGGCGGGAAGCGTGTTCTTCGTCTGGGCCATTCGCAGCACTAGCATGGGTAAGCCCAGCCCGCCGGAGAGGGAGCACTGTGAAGTTCCAGGTCAATCGCGACGTTTTCAGCGAAGCCGTATCGTTCGTCGTCAAGCTCCTGCCCCAGCGCAACCCGCAGCCGATCCTGGCGGGCGTGCTCATCGAAGCCGGTTCCGAGGGACTCTCCCTGTCGGCCTTCGACTACGAGGCATCCGCCCGCACCACGATCGAGGCCTCCGTGGAAGCGCCGGGCACGATCCTCGTCCACGGTCGTCTGCTCTCCGACATCGCCAGCCGCCTGCCCAACGCCCCCATTCAGATCGAGGTGGACGACGACGGCATCCTGCTCACCTGCGGGTCGGCGCGATTCACGCTGGCCTCGATGCCGGTGCAGGAATACCCGGCCATCCCGGAGGTGACGGGCGAGTCCGGTCTCGTTCCTGCCGAGGAGTTCGCGACCGCGATCGCGCAGGTCGCCTTCGCCGCGTCCCGTGACGATGTGACCCCCGTGCTCACCGGTGTCCAGCTCGAAGTGAGCGGAACACAGCTCAGTCTCGTGGCGACGGACCGCTACCGCGTCGCGCTGCGAGAGATCCCCTGGGACGGTCCCGCGACCACCGACGGCGAGACCACCACGGCTCTCGTGCCGGCGCGCACGCTGCAGGAGGTCGGCAAGACCTTCTCGCACGGCGAGAACATCTCGATCGCGTTCTCCGGTTCGGGCGACCGCGAGATCATCGCCTTCACCTCCGGCAACAAGACGGTGACCTCGTTGCTCATCAAGGGCAACTTCCCTCCTGTGCGTCGCCTCTTCCCCGAGCAGACCGCACATCACGCCGTCGTGAACACCGCGGAGCTCGCCGAGGCGGTGCGACGTGTCGCGCTCGTGCTCGACCGCTCCGCGCCGCTGCGTTTCACGTTCACCGCAGAGGGTGTCGCGATGGAGGCATCGGGAACCGAGCAGGCGCGCGCGTCCGAGTCCGTCGACGCGACGCTGACAGGCGACGATGTGACCCTCGGGCTCAACCCGCAGTACCTGCTCGAGTCGCTTTCGGCCGTGCGCAGCGAGTTCTCCCGCATCACCTTCACCTCCAGCGACAACGCGAACAAGCTCAGCCCGATCCTGGTGACGCCGCAGACGTCGGTCGAGCGCGCCGGCGAGGGCGAGTTCAAGTACCTGCTGCAGCCGAACCTGTTGCTGCGCT contains the following coding sequences:
- the dnaA gene encoding chromosomal replication initiator protein DnaA, coding for MTAQDTPDVPVWSAALEILGADARVSPQMHGFLNLAVAQGVMSGFLYLDVPNDLTAAQLNKRLRPMILEALAQASTNDVTGFRVVVNPELIDAHLTAEVPVQTMVIEQPVAAPAPAAETADPASARADTRLNPKYTFDRFVIGQSNRFAHAAAVAVAEAPAKAYNPLFIYGDSGLGKTHLLHAIGDYALSLYPGIRVRYVSSEEFTNDFINSIANNRGSAFQARYRDVDILLIDDIQFLQGRAETQEAFFHTFNTLHDHDKQVVITSDVPPKHLTGFEDRMRSRFEWGLITDVQAPDLETRIAILRKKAQNERLQIPPEVMEYIATVVSSNIRELEGALIRVSAFASLNRSTLDMSLAQQVLRDIVDQDDTNVISPTDIITATAQYFKLSVDDLYGSSRSQAIATARQIAMYLCRERTNLSLPKIGQLFGNRDHTTVMYAYKKISDLMKERRSIYNQVSEITTQLGRAGR
- the dnaN gene encoding DNA polymerase III subunit beta: MKFQVNRDVFSEAVSFVVKLLPQRNPQPILAGVLIEAGSEGLSLSAFDYEASARTTIEASVEAPGTILVHGRLLSDIASRLPNAPIQIEVDDDGILLTCGSARFTLASMPVQEYPAIPEVTGESGLVPAEEFATAIAQVAFAASRDDVTPVLTGVQLEVSGTQLSLVATDRYRVALREIPWDGPATTDGETTTALVPARTLQEVGKTFSHGENISIAFSGSGDREIIAFTSGNKTVTSLLIKGNFPPVRRLFPEQTAHHAVVNTAELAEAVRRVALVLDRSAPLRFTFTAEGVAMEASGTEQARASESVDATLTGDDVTLGLNPQYLLESLSAVRSEFSRITFTSSDNANKLSPILVTPQTSVERAGEGEFKYLLQPNLLLR